AACTACAGCAACAATACCTACAAGAATAAAGATGTATTTTTGATTCTTTTCTACAAAAGCTTCTGTTTTTGATGCTGACTCATCAAGTGTATTAAAAACTTCGGCTGTAGTAGAATGTTGTTCTACGTCCTCTATCTTTTCTTCTTTTGTTTTAGGTTTGTATCCTCTTTTATTATAAGTAGCCATGTATTTTATCTAAAATTAATGCGTCGCAAAAATATAATTTTTCTTCATAACTAAAAGGTTATTTATTTGATATTTTTCAATAATTTGCACATCCTTTTAAAGAGTCGCATTTTCTGTGTACCTTTTAAGTTAATTTTTTTATGATTTTAAAATCACTTTCATTACTAAATTACAAGAATTTTGACAGCAAGTCATTCATTTTTAGCGAAAAAATAAATTGTATTGTTGGTAATAACGGTATTGGAAAAACAAATGTTTTAGACGCTATTTATCATTTATCTTTTGGAAAAAGTTATTTTAACCCTGTTGCTTCACAAAACATAAAGCATGATGAAGATTTTTTTGTGATTAATGGTGATTATGAAAAAGAAAACAAAACCGAAAAAGTAGTGATTAGTTTAAAACGCGGACAAACCAAAGTTATTAAACGCAATGGCAAGCCTTATGAAAGATTTAGCGAACATATTGGCTTTTTACCTTTAGTAATTATTTCCCCTGCCGACAGAGACTTAATCATTGAAGGCAGCGAAACCCGCCGAAAGTTTATTGATAGTGTCATTTCACAAAGTGATAAAACGTATTTAAGCAACCTCATAAGTTACAATAAAATACTAGCGCAACGCAACGCCTTATTAAAGTATTTTGCATTAAACCACACCTTTAATAAAGATACTCTAGACGTTTACAATACTCAATTAAACGATTTTGGCGCCGTAATTTTTGAAAAACGTGATGCTTTTTTACAAACATTCATTCCCATATTCAAAGCACGTTACGAAGTAATTAGTAATGGTAATGAAATAGTAGAATTGAACTACCATAGCGATTTATTTGAAGACAACCTAAATACGCTGCTGCAGAAAAATATTAATAAAGACAAAGCGTTACAATATACTAGTGTGGGCGTTCATAAAGATGATTTACATTTTAATATTGAAAGCCATCCTATTAAAAAATTTGGTAGTCAGGGCCAACAAAAATCTTTTTTAATAGCTTTAAAATTGGCTCAATTCGATTTTATAAAAGCTCGAAGTAACGTAAACCCGATTTTATTACTTGATGATATTTTCGATAAATTAGATGAAAATCGAGTGGCTCAAATAATTAAATTAGTTGATAACGAAGATTTCGGGCAACTTTTTATAAGTGACACACACCCTGAACGCACTGAAAATGTTGTAAAACAAGTGCACCAATCGTATGAAATTTTTAAGTTGTAAATGAGACAAGATAAAGATATAAAAATCACAACACCCAAACGTCTACAATGAAGAACCAAACATGGCAAAACGCAACAACGAACATATAAGCATATCTGACGCCCTTAAAGAATTTGTTGAAACCAATAAATTAGAGAAAGGCTTAAACAAGGTAAATGTAGCCGATGCTTGGGCTAACCTTATGGGCAATGGTGTTAACAATTACACGACCGCTGTAAATTTAGAACGCGACACTCTTTACATACAACTTAATTCAAGTGTTTTACGTGAGGAATTAAGTTATGGGAAAGAAAAAATAATTAAGATGCTTAATGAAGAATTAGGAAAAGAAATTATTAAAAAATTGATTCTAAGATAATTGACAATTAAATTTAAAATAAAAAAAACAATAAAAATTTACAATCTATAAAAAATTATACTACCTTTGTTCCTTAATTTTTTATAAACAAACATAATGAGTAAAGGTACCGTAAAATTCTTCAATGATTCTAAAGGTTTTGGATTCATCACTGAAGATGACAACAACAAAGAACATTTCGTACACATTTCAGGACTTATCGATGAAATTCGTGAAGGTGATGCAGTTGAATTCGATCTACAAGAAGGTAGAAAAGGATTAAACGCCGTAAACGTAAAAGTAATCTAATACATATACTTTAACAATTACAATTAAAAGTCTATCAATCAATTTGATAGACTTTTTTGTTGAATTTCACTTCAAAATAAAATTAACTGAAAAATATATGGTATTTAATGATATTTAGCGGTACTTTTGAAGTAATTAATAATTAATATTTATAACATGAGTAAAGGTACCGTAAAATTCTTCAATGATTCTAAAGGTTTTGGATTTATCACTGAAGATGACAACAACAAAGAACATTTCGTACACATTTCAGGACTTATCGATGAAATTCGTGAAGGTGATGCCGTAGAATTCGATTTAGAAGAAGGCAAAAAAGGTTTAAACGCCGTAAACGTAAAAGTAATCTAATACATATACTTTAACAATTACATTAAAAGTCTATCAATCATTTTGATAGACTTTTTTATTTTTATAAACTTTCTAAAAAAAACATTTTTTTTTTAATATTTTTTTATATTACATTTATACTATTAATTTAATAATTTTAAGTATGAGTAAAGGGACAGTTAAATTTTTCAACGACTCCAAAGGGTTTGGATTTATAGTTGAAGATGGTTCAAAAAAAGAACATTTTGTTCACATTTCAGGTTTAATTGACGAAGTTCGTGAGGGCGACGAAGTTGAATTTGAATTAAAAGAAGGTAAAAAAGGATTAAACGCAGTAAATGTAAAAGTAATTTAATAAATACTATTTAATTTTTTTAAGACACAAAAAAATCCCGCAACTATGTTGCGGGATTTTCTATTTATAAACTTGTTTATGAGGTTTTAAAACATCTCTCTTCCTGAAAAATGAAAAGCGCTTTCAATTACAGCATTTTCATCACTATCACTTCCATGTACAGCATTTTCACTTATAGAAACTGCAAATAATTTTCTAATAGTACCATCAGCAGCATCAGCTGGATTTGTAGCTCCTATTAAAGTTCTAAAATCTTCAACAGCATTATCTTTTTCCAAAACTGCAGCTACTATCGGGCCACGTGTCATATATTCAACTAAGTCTGCAAAAAATGGACGCTCATTATGTATTGCGTAAAAAGTTTGAGCATCTTTTGTGGTCATTTGTGTTAATTTCATTGCA
The genomic region above belongs to Mariniflexile litorale and contains:
- a CDS encoding DNA replication and repair protein RecF, with the protein product MILKSLSLLNYKNFDSKSFIFSEKINCIVGNNGIGKTNVLDAIYHLSFGKSYFNPVASQNIKHDEDFFVINGDYEKENKTEKVVISLKRGQTKVIKRNGKPYERFSEHIGFLPLVIISPADRDLIIEGSETRRKFIDSVISQSDKTYLSNLISYNKILAQRNALLKYFALNHTFNKDTLDVYNTQLNDFGAVIFEKRDAFLQTFIPIFKARYEVISNGNEIVELNYHSDLFEDNLNTLLQKNINKDKALQYTSVGVHKDDLHFNIESHPIKKFGSQGQQKSFLIALKLAQFDFIKARSNVNPILLLDDIFDKLDENRVAQIIKLVDNEDFGQLFISDTHPERTENVVKQVHQSYEIFKL
- a CDS encoding DUF721 domain-containing protein, whose protein sequence is MAKRNNEHISISDALKEFVETNKLEKGLNKVNVADAWANLMGNGVNNYTTAVNLERDTLYIQLNSSVLREELSYGKEKIIKMLNEELGKEIIKKLILR
- a CDS encoding cold-shock protein, with translation MSKGTVKFFNDSKGFGFITEDDNNKEHFVHISGLIDEIREGDAVEFDLQEGRKGLNAVNVKVI
- a CDS encoding cold shock domain-containing protein; protein product: MSKGTVKFFNDSKGFGFITEDDNNKEHFVHISGLIDEIREGDAVEFDLEEGKKGLNAVNVKVI
- a CDS encoding cold shock domain-containing protein, with the protein product MSKGTVKFFNDSKGFGFIVEDGSKKEHFVHISGLIDEVREGDEVEFELKEGKKGLNAVNVKVI
- a CDS encoding nucleoside-diphosphate kinase — its product is MATNRTFTMLKPDAVEKGHIGAILEKISASGFKIVAMKLTQMTTKDAQTFYAIHNERPFFADLVEYMTRGPIVAAVLEKDNAVEDFRTLIGATNPADAADGTIRKLFAVSISENAVHGSDSDENAVIESAFHFSGREMF